From Carettochelys insculpta isolate YL-2023 chromosome 3, ASM3395843v1, whole genome shotgun sequence, a single genomic window includes:
- the HTR1E gene encoding 5-hydroxytryptamine receptor 1E, producing MNFTNCTTEANVAVKPKTVTQKMLITLTLAIITTLTMLLNSGVITAIGITKKLHQPANYLICSLAVTDLLVAILVMPLSVTYIVMDTWALGYFICEIWLSVDMTCCTCSILHLCVIALDRYWAITDAIEYARKRTAKRAGLMIVTVWTISIFISMPPLFWRNHHSISIPSECRIQHDHVIYTIYSTLGAFYIPLTLILILYYRIYHAAKSLYQKRGSSRHLSNRSTDSQNSFASCKLTQTFCVSDFSTSDPTTEFEKINASVRISPFDNDLDLAGDRQQISSTRERKAARILGLILGAFILSWLPFFIKELIVGLSVYTVSVEVADFLTWLGYINSLINPLLYTSFNEDFKLAFKKLIRCWENA from the coding sequence ATGAATTTCACAAACTGCACTACAGAAGCCAATGTGGCTGTCAAACCGAAAACAGTCACCCAAAAGATGCTTATTACCCTGACCTTGGCCATAATCACCACCTTGACTATGCTGCTAAACTCTGGTGTAATTACCGCAATTGGCATCACCAAGAAACTACATCAGCCGGCCAATTACTTAATATGTTCACTAGCTGTGACGGATCTGCTGGTTGCTATTTTAGTCATGCCCTTGAGTGTTACATACATAGTGATGGATACATGGGCTTTGGGATACTTCATCTGTGAGATATGGCTTAGCGTTGACATGACCTGTTGCACATGTTCAATTCTTCATCTTTGTGTCATTGCACTGGATAGATACTGGGCGATCACGGATGCTATCGAATATGCcaggaaaagaacagcaaaaaggGCTGGGCTTATGATAGTCACTGTATGGACTATATCCATTTTCATTTCAATGCCACCTTTGTTTTGGAGAAATCATCACAGTATCAGTATTCCCAGCGAGTGTCGTATTCAACACGATCATGTGATCTACACTATTTACTCCACGTTGGGGGCATTTTACATCCCCCTGACATTAATACTGATCCTCTATTACAGAATTTACCACGCTGCCAAGAGCCTATACCAAAAACGCGGGTCAAGCCGCCACCTAAGCAACCGGAGCACTGACAGCCAAAATTCGTTTGCCAGCTGTAAGCTCACGCAAACATTCTGCGTCTCAGACTTCTCCACCTCTGACCCCACCACGGAATTTGAGAAAATAAATGCGTCAGTGAGAATTTCTCCTTTTGATAATGACCTGGACCTGGCTGGTGACCGTCAACAGATTTCCAGTACACGGGAACGAAAGGCTGCTCGCATCCTGGGACTGATCTTAGGGGCTTTCATTTTGTCATGGTTGCCATTTTTCATTAAGGAGCTTATTGTGGGCCTGAGCGTTTACACTGTATCTGTAGAAGTCGCTGACTTTTTGACATGGCTTGGTTACATCAATTCCCTTATCAACCCTCTGCTGTACACTAGTTTTAATGAAGATTTTAAGCTGGCCTTTAAAAAGTTAATTAGGTGTTGGGAAAATGCTTAA